One Populus nigra chromosome 16, ddPopNigr1.1, whole genome shotgun sequence genomic window, aatatttttaaattcagaaGAGTTGCAGTAACTTATAACTAGATAAGAGGAAGAGAACCAATACCCATCATTTGGAAAGCATCCAATATAATAGCATCGTAAGCGCCTTGAGGAACATGCTTGAGAAACTTAAACTCCTACGTACATGGAATTTGTAAAGACACAGGGAATTATAAAGAAAGATTGACGAGAGCTATAAATTTagaatattaaagtttaatcaATGTACCATCGCCTAAATGCAGAGTCACTCGGGGATCCTCGTATCCAACTGCTATGTCAGGAAAATGCTGCCTGTAGTACACCTGAAACCAACCATGCATCCAATCAACACACAACATTGCTAATCTTAAAGAACACTTTCTCAAACACTTGTCTTTATTTGTGTCTCCGAACCAGCAACTTAACTCTCGGGAGAGACCAGCGAGAtaacaataatgaaaataattgttGTCGGGATATATTGGGTTGCCTTTAGTTAGTATCACGAGAAAAATGGATAAATactaaagatataaaaatatatttagttgaagaaataaaaatagagataaaaatataaaataaattcatctttaaaattgtttttgagtgATTTTctacacttttaaaataaaaaatatagaaagataTGCCTGATGTGTCTCCATTATCTCtatcttttatctttcaaaacaataatcaaatactAACTTAGAGGGTGTAAACAAATTGAAAGTTgtcaatgattgttttttttttcttaataaaatggAATGATTGAGAAATAGTGTAATAATTAATAAGGGTATGTTGAtaaagtttgaaatttgaaagtttgaacgaatatttttttttatttttttgtaattcatgTAGATTGTGTTGTATTTAGTATGCTTGATATTATGGTAATTTTTGccgctgaaaaaaaaatatttaagaaaaataattttagttgtgATCTTAAAAGGGTaggtttcaaaaaatatatttggttaaaattactTTGAGATGAGTTTTTGcatgcaaaataaatgaaaataatattactttagcttctataaaaatatatttaaaacgcAATTATGTGTAAAACACGGTGCAAAAAAGTAAAAGGTATTTCAttaacaaaatagttttttctttatagctgattaaaaaataaaaattatcacaatatcaaacaatcTAAAATCTTAAAGACTtatagtttgatatttttttactaaacaaatatttgagaaaaatttttttctttttaaatttttcaaagacGGTTACTTATTAGTTAAACTTTTGAAAGACAAATGACCAATAagttctatataaaaaaattcgaatacctataatttaaatttttgaaattttgttctAAATAAGTtcatattttatgataattcaTGCAATACCCTAACAATccgttttaaaactttttactgcctttattttcttgtcttttttttaaataaaatattacaatcCATTACagcatgtaatttattttttcacttagaaaACTTTTTAGACTTGTTagctaaaatgatatttatttttattttttcacaatatTAAAACACTTTTACATTATggaataattttattcttgcaaGGATTATGAAGGAAAAAGAGTTCAAAGGactttattataataatgatcATTGcactttatttaaaataatatttcacaaaatatgaagaataactaatattttatatttttataatcataatttgatATGAATTTACTAGACATATTGTAgtaaatttatgaaataaaaaaatatatcataattataaattaatttataaatcaaaacagaaattaaaaatttaaaaatatcataagattaaaagttttttagacttttaaaaattcaagcaaAGCAATCAGTATTaagtttcaattttaaaatttaaaatccacCGGATCATCATAGTTTGACAAGCTTCTCACACTAAAAAGTGACAGAGTAGCCTGAAATTCATTGTTtctgcaatttaaaaaaattttatttttattttttgaaactgtttttgaaaaatttattttttaatattttttttaaattaatatttttttaatgtttttagatcattttaacgtgttgatatcaaaaataatttttttaaaataaaaaaatattattttaatatatttcaggtaaaaaatactttaaaaaacaaccttaaTTACACTCTCAAATATACTCGAGAAGGCAAGttcttaacttttcttttctttttggttttttaaagaaaaaaccttaTTAGGATGGTTAAAAACAACCATTAACAGAAATTTGATTTTCTCACTTTGATAGATTTTTATCACtttgatagatttttatttgattttctctctctgcttcacttgtttatattttttaagtgagtctaaaaaaaaaagtcctataaaattttaatgaaaaaatgtgCAACTAACGAGCTTAAACTAAAACTAGTAAAATAGCAACATTACACACAGAGAGGTCATGCCATCAACCCtgaaagttaaaaagaaaatggtaaCAATAGTtgtgaataaaaacaaaatgataactagggtgatcattttcaatttaattcagtttttatataaaaaaataactaaatcaaaattttttttttttaaaaaaaaccgaaaccaagcTGAAACTTGTTCAAATCgactggtttcggttcggttcagtttttttggacaaaaccggttcaaaccgatttggcttggtttttttagcttgactcggttttttctggtttgactcggttttgaatcggttttttttctgtttttttttttgggtttggttcagttttttcgatttcagacttataaaaccgaaaccgaaccgaatcgattgatttttttaaaattttaatcggtttttttcatggtttggttttttttgttatattttttctggttttctcagtttaattgattttttagttttttttgctcacccctagtgGTAACAATAGTtgtgaatattttttcattcatggactaaattgaacttATTGTCAAATACAAGGACTAAAGCAAGTTTTTAAGCATTaaccaaaaatacaaaatatataaataaaaaccaatgaTATTGattatataaacattaaataaatattctataGGAAAAAATGAAGATTGATTAGGAACATTAACCTCGAAATTCTTAAAAAAGCTCGTAATCTCAATAGTTAGACAAAGAAAAAGCATTGTAAAAAAAGCGGTAATCTTAAATTTCTTAAAGTTGAACGCTTTACTCCTACCGAAAGCATCACTTTGCGTCAGATTTTCACACTCCAAGAAGATTATTGCGCGTGAACTGGCCCTTTCTGTGTACCTGAATAGCTTTCCATAGAAATAGTGCAGGACTCCCTCCTTATGGATATGCAGTACTCGAGAATCATGGCCTCTGACATTTCACACTTCTACCCGAATATATTATTCAATCTGTTCTAACATGCTTCTAAACCTATTTCGTTCCTCTTCTCCACAGTATACACATATAACAATGCCCTTCAACTTCCATATGTTCATGCGCAGAGGAATTATTCAATACTGTCCTTCCAGTGTAAATGCTTCATCACCCAGTCATAGAAATAGTGCAGGACTCCCTCCTTATGGATATGCAGTACTCGAGAATCATGGCCTCTGACATTTCACACTTCTACCCGAATATATCATTCGATCTGTTCTAACATGTTTCTAAACCTATTTCGTTCCTCTTCTCCACAGTATACACATATAACAATGCCCTTCAACTTCCATATGTTCATGCGCAGAGGAATGATTCAATACTGTCCTTCCAGTGTAAATGCTTCATCACCCAGTCATAGAAATAGTGCAGGACTCCCTCCTTATGGATATGCAGTACTCGAGAATCATGGCCTCTGACATTTCACACTTCTACCCGAATATATCATTCGATCTGTTCTAACATGTTTCTAAACCTATTTCGTTCCTCTTCTCCACAGTATACACATATAACAATGCCCTTCAACTTCCACCTGTTCATGCGCAGAGGAATTATCCAATACTGTCCTTCCAGTGTAAATGCTTCATCACCCAGTCATAGATagactgaatatatatatatatatatataattacccGGGATCGTTAAACTTGGTTTGGCATTGTTGGTTAACCTAGTGATTCATCGACTTGGAACTTAGCTCGggtctattttttattgaattgggTGAAACTTAACCCGATTAAATTCGGTCGATCTAGGTAAAATTCATGTaagatttaatttaacttttttaaatattttttcaaaacaatatcttTTTGAATTAACCTGTGTCAACTCGGGTTGATTCACCCAACCCTTGCCTCGAGTTCTTGACTTAAGTTGTTGTAGGAGACATTTTGACGAGCTTGATTAGGATTGATAggatagaaatataaaaaaaagagtcaccAATAATTTTTATGGTAACTAGAGACCCTAACTTGTCTTCAAAATTTCAGGTGCAAGAGACtaattatataatatgaaaGATGACAATCATCATATACATCTTATCTAAGGTAAGCCgcttaacatttgtttttttaatgataaaggtACATATTGTACATATGCTAGAATTTGTCTAAAATACTTTATAGTAAATGATTACTAAAACCTAAAACAATGATTTGAGATCTGAGCCTAACAACAAGACTCAATCTTCACTTTTAAAATACTAGCATTAAACACGGAAGAatgataaatgataaattatattttaactaattctCTCTTATTATGCTTAATATGAACCTAAATGCTTTCACTCACATTCATTACATTAGGTCTTTAAGAGGACATGATGACCCAGATCAAAtacacttaacaaaaaaaaaaaaagagtaatgtATCCTAACACTTAAAAGTTATtggaatattttaaaacttatatttataaacaaaagtTTGTAGCACCtatattgtaattaaaattgaaaatatcattcaattctTTCCATAATCTCAATAGCGCATTACTTTTCATTACTAGCATCCAAATGATACCTAAATATgtacattaataaataatccAAGTTTAACCATTAATTACTAGTAATTAACCATTGTAAATTGGCATGCATGTTCCAAATATAGTAACTAATCTGCAAAATGACCATTTAATACAGATCAAAATGACTAGAGTATGAGTGTGCTACTTACATGGATATGCAAActccaaaaaatcaaattgaagtcaTAAAAATCAGAAATACATTGCTCTAAAATACATGGTACGTACGTAGTTACAAGTACGATGTATATACTACTTTATACTATCACATTTATACTCAGCGGCGAAACCAAGGGGAGGCCAGGCCCctacaaaacttttttttaaaaatataataaataataagcttttaatattaaattattattttattagttttgtttGACTTTAATAGGCTAAATATCCGTGTATCTCTATGCAAGTGGAAAACAAaagcttttcaatttttaattcctttcctttactgTCTCTCTCTCATTCTTCTCTGCAAAGTGCAAACCTAgccgaaaaaaaaaattaacaatacaaAGTATAAAAGTTAAAGCAAAGCTGCAGCCAATTAATTCATCGAAACAACAAGGTAAttagtaatttaatattttttaatgtttgttaagaatttaatgaatacatatatataattctgctattttttttttcagatctactagttttatcattttttatttcttgttatggtgaatgttgttttttctaattaattggaTATATTTTATGGGTTTGTTTGTTTCGAttatacttggatttttttatgttttgtttttagtagagccaccaaaattatcaattttttctcacgTGTACCTTACTATCACCAGGTCCAATATACAATTAGACACAGTCTTTCCAGCCAAATTGAGTTCTTTGAAGAGCGTATACCCAACTTTGATTCAgtgtaagttttcttttttaggaactagtaatctcattttttatgttagatatgcttttatatatcaatttctttttttaatatgttaattttgctTTCATATGTCAGTGTggtttacatgtaaaaatttatttttggttctgATTATTGCTTCAACACattgttatttgtatttattttttaaatagaaaacaataaaaatttatgatgttttgattttaggttgaatcatgaacaaaataagaagaattgattccttttttgagaaaaaaaggaaaaatattgataactcatAGCCTAGTGAATTAACTCCAATGTGTAATGTTGAAGTTATGGTTGAACAACCCTAATGTGCTTCAGTTTATGAAGAACCTGCATTGATTAATGAGCAGCCTCCGACTAGAATCGACATTGCTCATCTGATTAGAGATCCAAGCAATCGTCCTCAAATTTGGGAATACCTGgttaatcaacaagatgaaattagaagggCATACATTAATTTAGGGCCATATCAACCTTTGATGTCTGAATATCCGCTGACTGGTAAAAAACATCCTCGTCGATTTCAGTCTTATTGGTTCAAAAGTTATCCATGACTTGAATATTCAGAGAAAAATACTGCATTTTGTTTCCCTTGCTATCTATTTTCAAGTAAGTCATCTGGAAAGCCAGGATCAGACACATTTACTGTTAAAGGATTCAATTGTTGGAAGAAAGTTAATGATAGGGAATGATGTGCTTTTTTAACTTATATGGGAAAAGGTCCAAATTCAGCTCATAGATTTGCTACCAgatgcttggaaaatttgaaaaatcagttATGTCATATTGAGAAGGTAGTTAAGAGGCAAACTACTcaagaaattctaaataatcGATTGCGTATTAAAGCTTCAATAGATATTGTTCATTGGCTCATATTTCAAGCATGTGCTTTTAGAGGACATGATGAACgtccagaataaaaaaatcaaggtaattttcttgaaatgttgGAACTTTTAGCATCATATAATGAACAAGTAGGTGCTCTTGTTTTGGATAATGCTCCACAAAATGCTAAATACATCTCGCATCAAATTCAAAAGGAAATTTTGCATGTCTTTGCTAGAAATGTTCAATCTTCAATTCGTCATGAGATTGGTGATGCAAGATTTTGCTTAATTATTGATGAAGCTCGAGATGAATCCAGAAGAGAGCAAATGGCCCTTGTTATTAAGTTTGTTGATAGAAGTGGATTTATACGAGAACGATTTTTGGATATAGTTCATGTCAAAGACACAACTGCTTTAACTCTTAAGAAAGagatttcctttattttatctcatcacaatcttgatgttcaaaatattaGGGGCCAAGTGTATGATGGTGCTAGTAATATGCGTGGAGAGTGGAATGGATTGCAAActttattcattaattattgcccttatgcatattatgtacattgctTAGCTCATCAATTATAATTGAATCTTATTGCTGCAGCTAGAGAAATATCTGATGTTCACACCTTTTTTcagaacttgatttttattattaacattgttAGTGCTTCTTGCAAGCGTAATGATGAATTACGGGCTTTTCAAGCAGCTACAATTGAACATTTAGTTGATATTTGTGAGATTGAAATGGATAAAGGAGTTAATCAAGTAGGTTTGCAACGACCTGGAGATAGCAGATGGAGTTTGCACTTCAAATCCATTTGcagtttgataaaaatgtatGGGGCAACTTGCTTGGTTCTTGAAAACATCACTTTAGATGGATCTACTTATTCTCAACGTGGTGATGCGGCTTTTTCATTTAAGTTGctaatgtcatttgattttgcattcATCTTGCATATAATGAAGAATGTTATGGGAATTACTGATGTGCTTTGCCAAGCTTTGCAACAGAAATGTCAAGACATTTTAAATGCTATTCATTTGGTGACTACCACAAAGACTTTAATTCAGAAGTTAAGAGATGATGGCTGGGAAACTCTTTTAGAagaaataacatcattttgtaAGCATCAAGACATTGAAGTTCCTGATATGGATACTTGTTTTTCTAGTGTGGGATGATCTCGtcgtaaaacaaaatcaataacagTTGAGCATCACTACCGAGTTGATATATTTATAGCTATCATTGATCAACAGTTGCAATAGCTAAATAATAGATTCAATGAGCAGACAATTGAGCTTCTTAAGTTGAGCGCAGCTTTAGATcctaaaaataactataaattattCAGTGTTGAAGATATATGCTTACTTGTTGACAAGTTCTATCTTGAAGACTTTTCTGATcaagaaaaaactcatttgaGATTTCAGTTGCAGCATTATGAGCTTGATGTGCCCAATCATCCAAAGTTAAAGAATATGTCATCGATTGCTGATTTATGTCAAGGATTGgttgaaacagaaaaatcaacaatttatccACTCATTGATAGGTTGATTCGGCTTATTTTAACTCTTCCTGTTTCGACAGCAACAACTGAACGAGCTTTTTCAGCGATga contains:
- the LOC133676067 gene encoding uncharacterized protein LOC133676067, producing MLELLASYNEQVGALVLDNAPQNAKYISHQIQKEILHVFARNVQSSIRHEIGDARFCLIIDEARDESRREQMALVIKFVDRSGFIRERFLDIVHVKDTTALTLKKEISFILSHHNLDVQNIRGQVYDGATREISDVHTFFQNLIFIINIVSASCKRNDELRAFQAATIEHLVDICEIEMDKGVNQVGLQRPGDSRWSLHFKSICSLIKMYGATCLVLENITLDGSTYSQRGDAAFSFKLLMSFDFAFILHIMKNVMGITDVLCQALQQKCQDILNAIHLVTTTKTLIQKLRDDGWETLLEEITSFCKHQDIEVPDMDTCFSSVG